The genome window caatattcatagatacttaacgtactaatatttgaacacaaatataatagtttaaaagacattcaaccattaaattcaaataaacataaaatactgtttacagttcaaaatgcaccaaattactaaattacaaaaTCAGACCCACTGTCTAGCATATCTAAGACCTATACTATTTGCATGCTTCTCGTGTTTTACTTGAGGTATAGGCTTAGTAAACGGGTCCGCTAGATTCTGATCAGTATCAATTTCTCTACTACGATGTCTCCTCTTTCCAAAACTTCCCGTATGTAGTGGAATTTTCTGAGAATATGCTTCGTGCTGTGATGCGACCTTGGTTCCTTTGCCTGAGCAATTGCACCTGTATTGTCGCAAAATATCTCGATAGGCTTCTGTATGCTTGGTATAACTTCGAGATCAACAAtgaactttttcatccaaacagcctccttagcagcttctgaagccgctatatattctgattcagtggtcgactgggccaccacgctttgcttagaactcttccaagttatagcaccaccatttaaagtaaaaacatagcctGTCTGAGATCGTGAATCGTCACGATCCGTTTGGAAGCTTGCGTCAGTGTAACATTTTACTTTCAGCTCATCTTCCAAACCGCCAAATAtcagaaacatatccttagttctttttaagtactttaggatatttttcacagcaatccagtgacttttaccaggattctgttgatatctgctagtcaagctcaaagcaaacgatacgtccggtctagtacataacatggcatacatgatggaaccgatagcagaggcatatggaacctttttcatatcctctttatctttgtccaatttgggacactgatgactattcagtACGGTTCCACTTGCCATTGGCAAGAGACCTTTCTTGGAATCTTGCATCGAAAAACGTCGAATGACCTTATCGATATACGTACTTTGACTAAGTCCAAGTAGCCGCTTAGatctatctctataaatctttattcctagaatataggcagcttctccaagatccttcattgaGAAACATTTACCAAGCCAGGATTTAACGTCCTGCAGcatcgggatattgtttccaatgagaagtatgtcatctacatacaggATTAGAAAAGTAATAGAACTCCCACTTGCCTTCTTGTAAACACACGGCTCGTCTtcatttttgataaaaccaaattgtttgattttctgatcaaaacgaagattccaggttcgagatgcttgtttcaatccataaatggatttattcaacttgcaaactttcttaggattcttaggatctacaaaaccttcaggctgctccatatagacatcttctgtaaggtgtccatttaggaacgcggttttgacatccatttgccatatctcatagtcataatacgcggctatggcaagtagaatcctaatagacttaagcatggctactggcgagaaggtttcctcataatcaactccttgaGTCTGAGTAAATCCTTTAGCAACCAACCGAGCCTTATAGGTTTGCACGTTTCCATCCATGTCTGTTTtcaacttgaaaacccatttacttcctacagtccgacattcgggaggaagttcaaccaaatcccagacttggttgtcatacatggattgcatctcaacgcccatggcttcgagccatttttcagattcgttacctgaaatcgcagctttgtaggttgagggctcttcttgatctattatcaagacgtacctatcaggtgaataccgattaggttcatgacgatccctcgtacttctgcggacgcctagtgttacatcagattcctgaatcctctcaggttcaggttcaacaatattttgttgagaggcagattcgactattggttgattaatttgtggttctcgaatttcctcaagatccacaagattatctccaattcctcgcgccataagctcatcctctaggaatgttcctcgacgcttagtgaaaactctattttcagcaagattatagaaataataaccaaccggatatgcatatccaatgaaaacaaccttttcaccgcgaggatcaagtttgtccgaagactcactggtaacataagcgttacatccccatatgcgaaggtaagagactttaggtggtttaccatgccacatctcatatggtgtcgtttctacctttttagtaggagcaatattcacaagacgtgtagcagtttcaagagcataactccaaaaggagtgtggtaagtttgtacgacacatcattgatcgaaccatatctaataaggttcgatttctcctctcagacacaccattaagttgtggtgttccagctggagttagttgggatataatcccacacttcttgagatgttcatcaaactcttgattaatgtattcaccacctcgatcggatcgaagtgccttaatcgttttccctagttgattttgtacttcattttggaattctttgaacttttcaaaggtttcatgtttaaacttcataagataaacatatcCATATCTACTATAATCATCAGTAAATGTAACGAAGTATCTTTCCCCATTCCTTGACATAGTTCTGAATGGACCACACACATCAGTATGTATGAGTCCTAACAGGTCTTTGGCCCTTTCACTAGTTCCGGTAAAAGGGGCCTTAGTCATCTTGCCACTTAGACAACATTCGCATAAATCATAAGTCTCTTGACCCGTGGATTCTAGAATCCCTGCGGTCTGGAGCTTCCTCATGCGATTGATGTTAATATggccaagacgacaatgccaacgATATGTTTGATTAAAGCTAGTTTTAACACGTTTAGAGGAAAGAGAGCATACAATATTATTTGATCTATTGTTAGAAGTATCTATTTCATAGACACCATTGTGAGGCTTAGCCTCAAAATAGAACACACCATTTAAAAATGCAGAAATGCTACCATTAACAATATCAAAAGCATAATTAAAACCTTGTTCTCTTAAAGCAGAAACAGAAATAATATTCTTAGTCAAACTAGGAACATAAAAAACATTGTCTAAAGTAATAAACAATCCAGAAGGTAATTCAAGAATAAATTCTCCAACTGCCTTCACAGCAACATTCTGCCCGTTCCCAACGTGCAGCTCTAAGTCACCCTGTTTCAGCTTCCTAATCCTTTTTAGTCCCTGCAAatcattacaaatgtgaaaaccacatccagtgtcaaacacccaagatttgctcgaaaaggaaaatagatcaataacatgtatacctgaggattctccaatctgcagcttcttaagcttcaactcagccaggtacttgggacaattcctcttccaatgcccgatctcatcacagtgaaaacacttggcatctttatgaggctttgccttcggagtggcaacctttttgcctttgcccttgtcttgcttactcgccttgccttttcccttggattgcttcttcttggtaattcttccttccctgatcgccagcactggattgcccttagttgggatgtttgtctcagcagtttttagcatctgatgcaactctgggatcgttctttcccacccattcatgttatagttcattacgaactgatgatatgaattgggtagcgagttaaggatcacatccgtagctaactcattactaaggggtgcgttcagacgctccagttgatcaacgaaagacttcattttcagtacatgagcactgaccgaagtaccttcctgcatgcgacatgtaatgagagatctcatcacctcaaaacgctcatgacgagcttgctgctgaaacatgtttttcagctgctcactcatctcatatgctcccaagttttccagattcttctgaagttctggaatcatcatagcaagcataagacatgtcacatcttgggaatcatcaacatgtttttcccatgtcctacgggctgcacccgtattagcagcaggtgcttcgggaattggtccttcaaggacataagcctttttctccgccctgagaacaattttcaggttgcggtaccaatccatgaagttagaattatcaagtttagcattttcaaggatggacttaagcgagaatttggtgttatcagaattgtttgtagacatctgtagaattttgaagaaaattttattagtaattttcatgcattaacctaattcaattttgacccaagatatacaaaattttaggaattaggatGAGATCCCATCTCCCCATAACTCAGTGAATGGACTTAGCACTCTTCACTGGCATAGATTGAAGGGTAGGTGACGATCACCAATTGTGTCAGCTACACAATTCTCGGTTTGGGGTCGCATGACAAGTGTTGTCAAGCATTGGTACGTTAACCCCAACTACGCCCACTTTCACTACCGTAGAAGACgaatgcagggtaaacactaacaTTCGCTCTCGTGTCGCAAAAGTGATATTTGTCCTCAAATAAGAACCGTAGCCCGGCCCATGTAAGCATGGAAATCGCGGAACTACCCCTAACCAAAACCGTAGGCCTggatgcagggtaaacactagcaccaggggttcggatagatcagttcgggtgttcttaatttagggtggcgtagaatatcgattttaatttgggttatattttaaaattaccagttcgggtcgttttaaaatacttgtacggcctatggcatgaacataggctatacaattcttttgtaaaaatcaattttacgttttaatttgtgacgacttgaaacacctttcaatcactcgaccgattaattttaaataccctatttaatctaagttggtcgtgtcgcaaatttattttaattaataacttttattaattacggttttcaaattaacttttaatttttgtaaaaccaattttgatttttgtattttaaaataaactgtttattttaattacctatccaatacttaataaaccttttattaaaattgtCGTTTTAATGATCGTGTATTAGTTATTAATTTTATGGCGTAATAAAAATCTCATGGCAAAacgcaaaataaataaataaatatgcaatTCCGGGTTCATAATATGTTCGGTTCGTTCGAGCCCAAGAACGTGAACCGAGCCCATTAAGTGTAGCACAAACCCTTTTGTGCTCCCACTTAATCTTAGATCCAATCCAAAAAAAAACTTTAATATAAAGAAAAATTAAATTTCCTTTAGATATTGTAACGAAAAGACTTAACAaaattttaactttatttttaaaataaagtcTTTAGTtacgtttttttttaatattttagtttggtatatattaaaaataattattttaatatattcgtTTTTCTTTAAACTAATTTAACGCGTGTAGCTCCAAAAACTAATTTAGTACACGTGTTATGAAAAACGATTCTAGACCCGGATTTGCATACTACGATCATTAAGCTAAACGAAATAGGTTAAGGCCAAATATTTTGTCAAAGAGTACTTTGACAAGTGTTCATGTTTGGCCTTAATAAAACTTGCCTATAACTATTATACGTGACAGGATCCTATGCCAAATCTACTCGATTTTAAGCATGCAATCCTATAATTATTTTATAGATCTACAAACACATGTATAAAATAACCTACTTTGATTTGtaaggtggctctgataccactgttggaatttcgtgtaacttttagaaaataatttttgtcaatttgtcaaacaaactgaacgcagcggaaaacatgtacacgaggttcggttctaaaccgtttccaccagtgatctctttacaatcaaaataggttataataaaattaaagaatcgtgacatccaagaaagacaccttggttcaacgaacgatctcgctagatgatcgttgaccacgaaatcatatttgttcgtttgaaacaatttcaaacgaaacctttaaactaagaaaaataaagttcaaaaactTTACTAACCCTTTTGCGTAATCAAAGAAACAAAACTTGCTTCTACTCCTCACCAGAATCTTGAATCTCCAGTTTATAGGTATGAGAGGAAACAAGTTTTTCACCCTTTTCTTCTTGTTTGTCGTCTATATAAAAGCCATCAGAAGACAACATCCAAAGCAATATATTTATTAATGTGAGAGTTGTTATTCAAGAATAATTAGTAATCCACTTATATCACTTTCGTACCCCCTTCATATTCATAGCTATCAAGCATTTGATAGATAATCTAGAGATTTTTTGAAAGTCTTTTATTTAAAGATATATAAGGATTAGGAATTGTAATCTAATTACAACTCCTCTATAATTATCTCATAATTAAAACAATTATCTCtctttttaattatatatataatttaatattataattaacaaattagtTATAATATTAAATCCGGTTCTCCGTAATTATTCCAAATAATTACCCGTTTCGTTTattacgcttattatttcgtgatccggtgattaacgattaaaacaccattaaatgttcgttgcccaaagtgtaactctttgggtcgtaccttgacggcaaCGTTGAATCTtaatcgacaattgaacattatatccaacagTTAGGGGGTTGGACCATAGCCGAAAACAGGAACCATCCGGGACCCAAAGGAGAAAAAAAAACGAATTAGAATAAAATGACATTTTGGGCCAAAGCTtagagactaaaatgacaatttattcttttataattttaaaaacaTTTCTGGAGCTTTCAAATTTGATACAATTCCAAAAAATGAGCTTTCATCCATGGCCACTACCATTCCACCAAATTTAACGTCGACTGTAATGTTATTtcttggtggtggtggatgagcACGACGCCGGAAAAAGAAAAACGATGAAGACTAACGGTGGATTGAGgtaatttattagtttttttaataaaaagaaGTGGTGGGTTTGATGATTTTGGTAAATAATTTCTAAATCACCTGTCAAAGTAAATATTTGTTCAAAGAACACCTGCTCTAAAACACCCAAAACTTAATAGTTACAAACTGTCTGGGATATACGTTTCATTACGTAACaaatatattttagttttttGATTCACTAATATTTTATACTTTTTTGGAGATAAAGGCATGATAATGTGTTTGGTTAATGATCATAGAATGCATGTTCTTGATTGGCTCAATGTCAACGCTTTTGCGCTATTAATTAAATTCTTTTTATTGGAATATTTACACCCTAGCTGGCATTCCAATGGATTTGATATTGATACATGCAGTTACTCGTTTATATGACTGTGTACAAGATTAAATGAATGCTTGTAGATTCGTTGTTTTCATACGTAGTTGTTGTCTTAATTATAACATGAACTGTTTGGTCCTCCAAATGTAAATATGATTGATTTTTTTCTCCAGAGTTTATCTGAATTGCTGAAAGAAACATTCCACTTTTTTAATGTCGATCATGTGCAAATCATACCTGTTACGAACATGGAGTTACACCCCatgaagttaaaaaaaaaaaaaaaaaacgattaaaATACGAAGGGTTGACGACATCTATGACATATTCATTGAACAGGGACTATCTAATCAACTATAAATTAAACCTTGATCGCGTTACATTCCAATATCCAAAAATCAAGTTTATCTTTTGCAAGGCTATTCATCTTCAAAATGGCCACTTACAAAAACTCATTTGGATATTTTGTGCTTCCAGTTATGGTTCTAGCATTCTTAACTCTCCAAGCAGAAGGCCAAGGCTTAAAAGTTGGGTTCTATGAGAAATCATGCCCACATGCTGAAAAGATCGTAACTACGGTCATCAATGAAGTTATGGCAGTCGCCCCGTCACTTTCTGGCCCATTGTTGAGAATGCATTTCCACGACTGCTACATTCGGGTTTGTAACATGTTATATTATCATATAATTCAAGTTCACTTCTTAGATTATTTCATCATCTAACGTGAATGTGTTTTATGATTTATGAACGTTTCATTTGTAGGGTTGTGATGGTTCAGTTTTATTGGACTCTCCAACAAATCAATCCGAGAAATTTGCACCCCCGAATCTCAGCCTGAGAGGGTTTAATATCGTTGATAGAGTGAAGTTGGCGTTAGAAAATGCCTGTCCAGGTGTAGTTTCTTGTGCTGACATCGTAGCCCTTGTTGCCAGAGACGTTACTGTGGCGGTAGATTTATCCCCCATTCAAATCTAATGCTAAAATTAGCTTCATGTGTATAGCATGATAATGCCGACATTTTGGATACAATGTTCATTTTTCTTGTGATAATAATGATTCATCATCTTCTTATACGACGAACCTCTTTTGTTAACAGACCAAGGGACCATTTTGGGAGGTCGAAACTGGCCGAAGAGACGGAAATGTGTCTTTAATCAGTGATCCCATAAATCCAGCAACAGGATTACCGCCATTTTTTGCAAGTATTAATCTTTTGAAACAATCATTTGCACTGAGGGGACTAAACACAAAAGATCTTGTGGTTCTCTCTGGTACGTTAATGAGTGTTTTTATTTTCCAGGAACCTTTCTTACAAATTCATATCTTCAGCAAAGTTAGTATCAAAGTGATTAGTTTCCAGATTGTTCGTAACTAAAATgcgtaatcttgatcatttttaGGAGGGCATACCATAGGGATGTCTCATTGCTCGTCATTCGATAGCCGTCTCTACAACTTCACTGGGATAGGCGATACTGACCCCTCAATGGACCCAAACTACATTGCAAGATTAAAGTTGAAATGCAAACAAGGAGACCAAACCACTTTAGCTGAGTTAGACCCTGGGAGCTCACTACTACAGAAATAGGCATTTGCGACGGCCAAATCCGTAGCAAATCCATAGCAAACACCCTTTTTGCTACGAATTTGCTACGGATTTGGTTCGTAGCTACAAGTCCCGTCGCGAATTTATTTGCTACGAACTTTAGCTACGGAAATTATGTTTGCGATGAATTTAGCTACAAAAAATGTCGTCGGTATTTTAGCCACGAATTTGCTACGAACAAGGTTGCTACGAAATTTCGCTATGGTTTTTTAGCTACGGATGTTTTTAGCTACGGAAACTTTAGCTACGGTTGTTTTTAGCTACGGATACTTGTAGCTACGCAACATTTTAGCTATGGTTATTTTTTAGCTACAGAACTTTGCTACCATTTTTTGCTACAGATTATTAGCT of Helianthus annuus cultivar XRQ/B chromosome 1, HanXRQr2.0-SUNRISE, whole genome shotgun sequence contains these proteins:
- the LOC110944044 gene encoding peroxidase 27, coding for MATYKNSFGYFVLPVMVLAFLTLQAEGQGLKVGFYEKSCPHAEKIVTTVINEVMAVAPSLSGPLLRMHFHDCYIRGCDGSVLLDSPTNQSEKFAPPNLSLRGFNIVDRVKLALENACPGVVSCADIVALVARDVTVATKGPFWEVETGRRDGNVSLISDPINPATGLPPFFASINLLKQSFALRGLNTKDLVVLSGGHTIGMSHCSSFDSRLYNFTGIGDTDPSMDPNYIARLKLKCKQGDQTTLAELDPGSSLLQK